In Halopelagius longus, the following proteins share a genomic window:
- a CDS encoding S1C family serine protease: MQRDGGGGRSPSADQTQSDDGEVGTERGTGPTRRAVLAGATALVAGCSASPLDGDAETPGTAAGSATGTDEGGRTATTSEGTAAPDGIRERGDPYVAVYEETIPSVAFVRVSTARGQSQGSGWVYDGGYVVTNAHVVSEANTVTVEFRQGDWSRAEVVGSDARSDLAVLSVDSAPAYAEPLSLADEPPVGTEVMALGAPFSLSGSASVGIVSGLDRSIRIRNGFLVADGIQTDAAVNPGNSGGPLVNLDGNVVGVVNSGGGDNVAFAVSASVVEDVVPSLVENGRYRAPYIGVQVRSVTPAVASVYGFEEARGVLVAGVVSGSPADGVLRGATGRETKFGETVPTGGDVVRAIGGTRIETEDDLSSYLAAEASPGETATFRVWRDGETVEEELTFGAAPER, translated from the coding sequence ATGCAACGAGACGGTGGTGGCGGGCGAAGCCCGTCGGCCGACCAGACGCAGTCCGATGACGGCGAGGTGGGAACGGAACGCGGAACCGGACCGACGAGACGCGCGGTTCTCGCCGGGGCGACGGCGCTCGTGGCGGGGTGTTCGGCGTCCCCGTTGGACGGCGACGCGGAGACGCCCGGCACCGCCGCCGGAAGCGCCACCGGGACGGACGAGGGCGGTCGGACGGCGACGACGTCCGAAGGGACCGCCGCGCCGGACGGGATTCGAGAGCGTGGCGACCCCTACGTGGCCGTCTACGAGGAGACCATCCCCTCGGTGGCGTTCGTCCGCGTCTCGACCGCCCGGGGCCAATCGCAGGGGTCGGGGTGGGTGTACGACGGCGGCTACGTCGTCACGAACGCCCACGTCGTCTCGGAGGCGAACACCGTCACGGTGGAGTTCCGCCAGGGAGACTGGTCGCGCGCCGAGGTGGTCGGGAGCGACGCTCGAAGCGACCTCGCGGTGCTCAGCGTCGATAGCGCCCCCGCCTACGCGGAGCCGTTGTCGCTCGCCGACGAACCGCCGGTCGGAACCGAAGTGATGGCCCTCGGCGCGCCCTTCTCGCTGTCGGGGTCCGCCTCCGTCGGCATCGTGAGCGGTCTGGACCGTTCGATACGGATTCGCAACGGCTTCCTCGTCGCCGACGGCATCCAGACGGACGCCGCGGTGAACCCCGGAAACTCCGGCGGACCGCTGGTGAACCTCGACGGGAACGTCGTCGGCGTCGTCAACTCCGGCGGCGGCGACAACGTGGCGTTCGCCGTCTCGGCGTCTGTCGTGGAGGACGTCGTGCCGTCGCTCGTCGAGAACGGGCGGTACCGCGCGCCGTACATCGGCGTCCAAGTACGGTCCGTGACGCCGGCCGTCGCGTCCGTGTACGGGTTCGAGGAGGCCCGCGGCGTCCTCGTCGCGGGCGTCGTCTCCGGGAGTCCGGCCGACGGCGTCCTCCGCGGTGCGACCGGCAGGGAGACGAAGTTCGGGGAGACGGTTCCGACGGGCGGGGACGTCGTCCGCGCTATCGGCGGAACCCGCATCGAGACGGAGGACGACCTCTCGTCGTACCTCGCGGCCGAGGCGAGTCCCGGCGAGACGGCGACGTTCAGAGTGTGGCGCGACGGCGAAACCGTCGAGGAGGAACTGACGTTCGGGGCCGCCCCCGAGCGGTGA
- a CDS encoding glutathione S-transferase N-terminal domain-containing protein, with the protein MLELYQAEGCPYSEDVRSKLTDLGVSYVIHNPRLPGHEGGDVKNEQTHRELTEIGGEDQIPFLLDREREEAVYEADEIVGYLELHYG; encoded by the coding sequence ATGCTCGAACTGTATCAGGCGGAGGGCTGTCCGTACAGCGAGGACGTGCGGAGCAAACTCACCGACTTGGGCGTCTCGTACGTGATTCACAACCCGCGACTGCCGGGCCACGAGGGCGGCGACGTGAAGAACGAACAGACCCACCGCGAACTAACCGAGATAGGCGGCGAGGACCAAATTCCGTTCCTCCTCGACAGAGAACGCGAGGAGGCGGTGTACGAGGCCGACGAAATCGTCGGCTACCTCGAACTCCACTACGGGTGA